Proteins encoded within one genomic window of Spiribacter curvatus:
- a CDS encoding HlyC/CorC family transporter, translating into MSDEQDGHTGQSNNWLTRIGRALGGQEPQDRDSLVEVLRSAQQRAILDADALSMCEGVLHVAELQVRDVMIPRSKVSLLRRSESVWELLPAIVDSGHSRFPVTGDSRDDVIGILIAKDLLPYLDPQHQREFQLRELLRPALFVPESKRLDALLKLFQESRNHLAIVVDEYGGLAGIVTIEDVIEQIVGEIDDEHDLDDDAWILNRTDDGQTVVKALTPIDAFNEHFGTDFSDEEFDTIGGVVANGFGHVPRRGENLVLEGLRFDVVRADSRRLHLLMVTPERACRD; encoded by the coding sequence ATGAGCGACGAACAGGATGGACACACGGGCCAGAGTAACAACTGGCTGACGCGTATCGGGCGCGCGCTGGGTGGGCAGGAGCCCCAGGATCGCGACAGCCTGGTGGAAGTGCTTCGATCCGCCCAGCAGCGGGCCATTCTCGATGCCGACGCGCTGTCGATGTGCGAGGGCGTGCTGCATGTCGCCGAACTCCAGGTCCGCGACGTGATGATTCCCCGCTCCAAGGTATCGCTGCTGCGGCGCTCGGAGTCGGTCTGGGAGCTGCTGCCGGCGATCGTTGACAGCGGCCACTCGCGCTTTCCGGTCACCGGGGACAGCCGCGATGATGTGATTGGCATTCTCATCGCCAAGGATCTGTTGCCCTATCTCGATCCCCAGCACCAGCGCGAATTCCAGCTCCGCGAACTGCTGCGCCCGGCGCTCTTTGTCCCGGAGAGCAAACGCCTTGATGCACTGCTCAAGCTTTTTCAGGAAAGCCGTAACCACCTCGCCATCGTGGTCGACGAATACGGCGGGCTCGCGGGGATCGTGACCATCGAGGATGTCATCGAGCAGATCGTCGGCGAGATCGATGACGAGCATGACCTGGACGACGATGCCTGGATCCTCAACCGCACCGACGATGGCCAGACCGTGGTCAAGGCGCTGACACCCATCGATGCGTTCAACGAGCACTTCGGCACCGATTTCAGCGACGAGGAGTTCGATACCATCGGTGGTGTGGTGGCGAACGGATTCGGGCATGTGCCGCGACGCGGCGAGAATCTGGTGCTGGAGGGCCTGCGCTTCGATGTTGTGCGGGCCGACAGCCGCCGTCTTCACCTGCTGATGGTGACGCCCGAGCGGGCATGCCGCGACTGA
- the leuS gene encoding leucine--tRNA ligase: MEKHYDPARLETDAQAHWDDQGCFRVTEDPSRETFYCLSMLPYPSGRLHMGHVRNYTIGDVISRYQRMQGRNVLQPMGWDAFGLPAENAAIKRGVPPAEWTYQNIDHMRRQLQRMGYGYDWTREVTTCDPSYYRWEQQMFTRLLEKGLVYRASAVVNWDPVDQTVLANEQVVDGRGWRSGAIVERREIPQWFLRITEYADELLDGLDALPGWPGAVKTMQRNWIGRSQGVELDFALAGGGDPLRVYTTRPDTLYAATYMAVAADHPLAIEAGRQDARIATFLEEIRQGAVTEEAMEKLEKKGMPLGVEAINPLSGERIPVWVANFVLMGYGTGAIMAVPGHDARDHEFATRFGLPIRQAVGPADGRHVDVQAEPWTAKDGLVTVNAGAFTGMDFATAFEAIATHLEAEGIGRRTTNYRLRDWGVSRQRYWGCPIPVIHCPDCGAVPVPDADLPVTLPENVTFTGVQSPLQTDTDWRQVACPHCGGEAERETDTFDTFVESSWYYARYCSPDAEAMLDERADYWLPVDQYIGGIEHAVMHLLYFRFWHKLMRDLGYIGSDEPATNLLCQGMVLAEAFYHDSESGGREWVAPGEVDIERDGKGRILRASRRSDGAELVSTGWTTMSKSKNNGEDPESLVERFGADTLRLFTMFAAPPDQALEWQDSGVEGAARFLRRLHGLVYDHVSGGAVPVPRTDGLDDAGMALRRKLHETIGKVSDDIGRRYTFNTAIAAIMELCNALGRYTAEGAAARGVRQEALEAVVLMLQPITPHLSHGLWSDLGRDGAAVDQPWPGVDETALTRDEVELVVQVNGKLRGRIAVSVAADEATIREQAMADDNVQRFIEGLSVRKVIVVPGRLVNVVAQ, from the coding sequence ATGGAAAAGCACTACGATCCCGCCCGTCTAGAGACCGACGCGCAGGCCCACTGGGATGACCAGGGCTGCTTCCGGGTCACGGAAGACCCGTCGCGCGAGACCTTCTACTGCCTGTCCATGCTGCCGTATCCGAGCGGACGGCTGCATATGGGGCACGTCCGCAACTACACCATCGGCGATGTCATCAGCCGCTATCAGCGCATGCAGGGGCGCAACGTGCTCCAGCCGATGGGGTGGGATGCGTTCGGCCTGCCGGCCGAGAACGCCGCCATCAAACGCGGCGTGCCACCGGCGGAATGGACCTATCAGAATATCGATCACATGCGCCGGCAGCTGCAGCGCATGGGCTATGGCTACGACTGGACCCGCGAGGTCACCACCTGTGATCCGTCCTACTACCGCTGGGAGCAGCAGATGTTCACCCGGCTGCTTGAAAAGGGACTGGTATACCGGGCCAGTGCGGTCGTGAACTGGGATCCGGTGGATCAGACCGTGCTCGCCAACGAGCAGGTCGTGGACGGTCGCGGCTGGCGATCCGGCGCGATTGTCGAGCGTCGTGAGATCCCGCAGTGGTTTCTGCGCATCACTGAATACGCCGACGAACTGCTGGACGGCCTCGACGCCCTGCCGGGATGGCCGGGTGCGGTCAAGACGATGCAGCGCAACTGGATCGGCCGCTCGCAGGGCGTCGAGCTGGACTTCGCGCTGGCCGGGGGCGGTGATCCGCTCCGGGTCTATACTACCCGCCCGGACACGCTCTACGCCGCGACCTATATGGCGGTGGCCGCCGACCATCCGCTGGCGATCGAGGCCGGCCGGCAGGACGCCCGCATCGCCACCTTCCTCGAGGAGATCCGCCAGGGGGCGGTGACCGAGGAGGCCATGGAAAAGCTCGAGAAAAAGGGCATGCCGCTGGGCGTCGAGGCGATCAATCCGCTGTCCGGCGAGCGGATCCCGGTCTGGGTCGCCAATTTCGTGCTCATGGGCTACGGCACCGGCGCGATCATGGCGGTGCCGGGGCATGACGCCCGCGACCATGAGTTCGCGACCCGCTTTGGACTGCCCATCCGCCAGGCGGTCGGGCCTGCGGATGGCCGCCACGTGGATGTGCAGGCCGAGCCCTGGACGGCCAAGGATGGGCTGGTCACGGTCAACGCCGGTGCGTTCACCGGCATGGACTTCGCCACCGCGTTCGAGGCCATTGCAACGCATCTCGAGGCCGAGGGCATCGGTCGGCGCACCACCAACTACCGGCTACGCGACTGGGGGGTTTCCCGGCAGCGCTACTGGGGCTGTCCGATCCCCGTCATCCACTGTCCAGACTGCGGCGCGGTGCCGGTGCCGGATGCCGATCTGCCGGTGACACTGCCTGAGAACGTCACCTTCACCGGGGTGCAGTCGCCGCTCCAGACGGATACCGACTGGCGGCAGGTCGCCTGCCCGCACTGTGGCGGCGAGGCGGAGCGCGAGACCGATACCTTCGATACGTTCGTCGAGTCGTCCTGGTACTACGCGCGTTACTGCAGCCCCGATGCCGAGGCGATGCTCGACGAGCGTGCTGACTACTGGCTGCCGGTCGATCAGTACATCGGCGGCATCGAGCATGCCGTGATGCATCTGCTCTACTTCCGCTTCTGGCACAAGCTGATGCGTGATCTCGGCTATATCGGCAGCGATGAGCCGGCGACCAATCTGCTCTGTCAGGGCATGGTGCTGGCTGAGGCCTTCTATCACGACAGCGAGTCGGGCGGCCGTGAGTGGGTTGCGCCGGGGGAGGTCGATATCGAGCGTGACGGCAAGGGTCGAATCCTGCGGGCGAGCCGCCGTAGCGATGGCGCTGAGCTGGTCTCCACCGGCTGGACGACCATGTCGAAATCGAAGAACAACGGCGAGGATCCGGAAAGCCTGGTCGAGCGGTTCGGTGCCGATACGCTGCGGCTTTTCACCATGTTCGCCGCCCCGCCCGATCAGGCGCTTGAATGGCAGGATAGCGGTGTCGAGGGTGCGGCCCGCTTCCTGCGCCGGCTGCATGGGCTGGTCTACGACCACGTCAGTGGCGGTGCAGTCCCCGTCCCCCGTACCGATGGCCTGGACGATGCGGGCATGGCACTGCGCCGCAAGCTCCACGAGACCATCGGCAAGGTGAGTGACGATATCGGGCGCCGCTATACCTTCAATACCGCGATCGCCGCGATCATGGAGCTCTGTAATGCCCTTGGCCGTTACACGGCCGAGGGGGCGGCCGCTCGTGGCGTCCGCCAGGAGGCGCTGGAGGCAGTCGTGCTGATGCTCCAGCCCATTACCCCGCACCTCAGCCATGGTCTGTGGAGCGATCTCGGCCGCGACGGTGCCGCCGTCGATCAGCCCTGGCCGGGGGTCGATGAGACCGCACTGACCCGCGATGAGGTCGAGCTGGTGGTGCAGGTCAACGGCAAGCTCCGCGGCCGGATCGCGGTGTCGGTGGCGGCGGACGAGGCGACGATCCGCGAACAGGCGATGGCCGATGACAATGTGCAGCGCTTTATCGAGGGGCTGAGCGTGCGCAAGGTCATTGTGGTGCCGGGGCGTCTGGTGAATGTGGTCGCTCAGTAA
- the ybeY gene encoding rRNA maturation RNase YbeY, with amino-acid sequence MGDLDLQCVTDESVPDEADFEHWVATALVGRREDWELAIRLIDAAESQALNRDYRGRDRPTNVLSFPADLPAGVTLPLLGDLAICAPIVRREAREQGKPVDAHWAHLTIHGVLHLLGFDHMDSVEAETMETEERGIMAQLGYDDPYQPGRSPA; translated from the coding sequence ATGGGTGATCTCGATCTTCAGTGCGTCACCGACGAATCGGTGCCGGATGAGGCTGACTTCGAGCACTGGGTCGCGACGGCCCTTGTCGGGCGGCGCGAGGACTGGGAGCTGGCGATCCGGTTGATCGACGCGGCGGAGAGTCAGGCCCTCAACCGCGACTACCGCGGCCGCGATCGGCCGACCAATGTCCTCTCGTTTCCCGCGGACCTTCCGGCGGGCGTGACACTGCCGCTACTCGGTGATCTGGCGATCTGCGCACCGATTGTCCGGCGCGAGGCGCGGGAACAGGGCAAGCCGGTCGACGCGCACTGGGCGCACCTCACCATCCACGGGGTGCTCCACTTGCTTGGCTTTGATCACATGGATAGCGTGGAGGCGGAAACCATGGAGACGGAAGAACGCGGCATCATGGCGCAGTTGGGTTACGACGACCCCTATCAACCCGGTCGATCGCCGGCATGA
- the lptE gene encoding LPS assembly lipoprotein LptE: MLRIRGMLVVGLALLVAACGWQLRGAGGGGFEGVPVAIEGTFDNRFRARLAERLRDLDAVVVTDPTDAQVVIDVMSVSSRRRTVTTDADGFASEYELRYRIRFGLEAGGQAGPEQATIARQSVRTSASFAAESSNLQGRDAEEESLRRDLQEDALQLLLSRIGRRL; encoded by the coding sequence ATGCTGCGGATCCGGGGCATGCTGGTGGTCGGTCTCGCCCTATTGGTGGCCGCCTGCGGCTGGCAACTGCGCGGTGCCGGCGGAGGCGGTTTTGAGGGCGTCCCGGTGGCGATCGAGGGGACCTTCGATAATCGCTTCAGGGCCCGTCTTGCCGAGCGGCTGCGCGATCTGGATGCGGTGGTGGTGACTGACCCGACCGATGCCCAGGTGGTGATTGATGTCATGTCGGTATCGAGCCGTCGGCGCACGGTGACCACCGATGCCGATGGCTTCGCCAGTGAATATGAACTGCGCTATCGCATCCGCTTTGGCCTGGAGGCGGGTGGTCAGGCCGGTCCCGAGCAGGCGACCATCGCCCGTCAGAGCGTACGCACGTCGGCGAGCTTCGCGGCCGAATCCAGCAATCTCCAGGGGCGGGATGCCGAAGAGGAAAGCCTGCGACGTGATCTGCAGGAGGATGCCCTGCAGCTGCTGCTCTCCCGCATCGGGCGGCGTCTGTAG
- the miaB gene encoding tRNA (N6-isopentenyl adenosine(37)-C2)-methylthiotransferase MiaB: MTQRVYVRTHGCQMNEYDSIKMVDILAAEGDYERVKTPEAADIILLNTCSIREKAQEKVFSELGRWRALKDTHPDLLIGVGGCVASQEGAAIVERAPYVDMVFGPQTLHRLPDMVTRARDSGRAVVDVSFPEIEKFDRLPEARAEGPTAFVSIMEGCSKYCSFCVVPYTRGEEISRPFEDVLAECAELAEQGVREVTLLGQNVNGYAAEGPAGEAADLALLIHYVAAIDGIDRIRFTTSHPLDFNQALVDAYAQVPELVNHLHLPVQSGSDNVLALMKRNHGRDHFLDLVGRLKAARPDITLSSDFIIGFPGEMDRDFEATMDLVEQVGFDQSFSFIFSRRPGTPAAQLPDATSADAKKARLQRLQAKLDDNAQAISASMVGRVESVLVDGVSRKDADEIKGRTQNNRVVNFPGNRRLIGRFVNVRITEARAHSLRGEMVDVDTRLEPDLAVASA; encoded by the coding sequence ATGACACAACGAGTATATGTGCGCACCCACGGCTGCCAGATGAACGAGTATGACTCCATCAAGATGGTGGATATCCTCGCGGCCGAGGGTGACTATGAGCGGGTGAAAACGCCGGAAGCCGCGGACATCATCCTCCTGAACACCTGCTCGATCCGCGAGAAGGCCCAGGAGAAGGTGTTCTCCGAGCTGGGCCGCTGGCGGGCGCTGAAAGACACCCATCCGGATCTGCTGATTGGCGTGGGCGGCTGCGTCGCCAGTCAGGAAGGCGCGGCGATCGTCGAGCGGGCGCCCTACGTCGACATGGTGTTCGGTCCGCAGACGCTTCATCGCCTGCCGGACATGGTCACCCGGGCCCGCGATTCGGGACGCGCGGTGGTGGACGTCAGTTTCCCGGAGATCGAGAAGTTCGACCGCTTGCCGGAGGCACGTGCCGAGGGGCCAACGGCCTTTGTCTCGATCATGGAGGGTTGCAGTAAGTACTGCAGCTTCTGCGTGGTGCCCTACACCCGCGGGGAGGAGATCAGCCGCCCGTTCGAGGACGTGCTCGCGGAATGCGCCGAGCTCGCGGAACAGGGTGTGCGAGAGGTGACGCTGCTGGGCCAGAACGTCAATGGCTATGCCGCTGAGGGCCCGGCTGGCGAGGCCGCGGATCTGGCGCTGCTGATCCATTATGTCGCGGCCATCGATGGGATCGATCGTATCCGCTTCACCACCTCGCATCCGCTCGACTTCAACCAGGCCCTCGTCGATGCCTACGCACAGGTGCCGGAACTGGTGAATCACCTGCATCTGCCGGTTCAGAGCGGTTCGGACAATGTCCTCGCGCTGATGAAGCGCAACCATGGCCGGGATCATTTCCTTGATCTGGTGGGTCGGCTGAAGGCGGCGCGTCCGGATATCACCCTGTCGTCGGATTTCATCATCGGCTTCCCCGGTGAGATGGACCGCGATTTCGAGGCCACGATGGATCTGGTCGAGCAGGTCGGCTTCGACCAGTCGTTCAGTTTCATCTTCTCGCGGCGTCCCGGTACGCCGGCCGCGCAGCTGCCCGACGCGACGTCGGCGGACGCCAAGAAGGCCAGGCTCCAGCGCCTTCAGGCGAAACTCGACGACAACGCCCAGGCGATCAGCGCGTCCATGGTCGGACGGGTCGAGTCGGTGCTGGTCGACGGGGTCTCGCGCAAGGATGCCGATGAGATCAAGGGTCGGACGCAGAACAATCGGGTCGTCAATTTCCCGGGTAATCGCCGGCTCATCGGGCGTTTCGTCAACGTTCGCATCACCGAGGCACGGGCGCACTCCCTGCGCGGTGAGATGGTGGATGTCGATACCCGTCTCGAGCCTGACCTGGCAGTGGCGTCGGCTTGA
- the lnt gene encoding apolipoprotein N-acyltransferase — translation MPRLISLPLAAAAGAVLALGFAPFGLASAPVAALALIFSRVTTTVTVRGVLATGYAFGLGYAGAGVYWIYHSIADYGGGPLAGMIATAVLVALFALIPMLALLTGWWAGGAHRLRTPLLALPLAWVGIEWIRSWLATGATWLSIGYTQIDTPLAHLAPVFGVYGVSLAVAVIAGGIAAWLVRPGVRRVALALAVPVGAVAVGLALDRDWTVPVDDPLSVSILQGNIDQARKWDPDERGAILGEYLQMTRERLGDELIVWPETALPVFYQQATQWLDPLAREARAAGSSLVLGAPVARGEARYNAVAVPGDPAQFYYKRHLVPFGEYVPFRDIAGGVLDFVGTPLGDFSAGQSAAPLTAAGHELGVSICYEVTFGAEVADALPGAELLLNVSNDAWFGASTAPWQHLQMARMRALETGREMIRATNTGISAIIGPRGGIRDAGPLFESAILSGSVQPYTGMTPYARWRDWPMAALALFGTGGLWLTGGWRRSGRGN, via the coding sequence ATGCCGCGACTGATCAGCCTGCCGCTGGCAGCGGCGGCGGGCGCTGTGCTGGCGCTGGGGTTCGCACCGTTCGGCCTGGCCTCAGCGCCCGTGGCGGCGCTGGCGCTCATTTTCAGCCGCGTCACGACCACCGTGACAGTCCGTGGTGTGCTGGCCACCGGCTATGCATTTGGCCTCGGCTACGCCGGGGCCGGCGTCTACTGGATCTATCACAGCATCGCCGACTACGGCGGTGGGCCGCTCGCCGGTATGATCGCCACTGCTGTGCTGGTCGCGCTGTTCGCCCTCATCCCGATGCTGGCGCTACTCACCGGCTGGTGGGCCGGCGGCGCTCATCGGCTGCGGACACCGCTGCTGGCCCTGCCGCTCGCGTGGGTGGGCATTGAGTGGATCCGCAGTTGGCTGGCGACCGGTGCCACCTGGCTGAGTATTGGCTACACCCAGATCGACACCCCCCTTGCTCATCTGGCGCCGGTGTTCGGGGTGTATGGCGTGAGCCTGGCGGTGGCGGTGATCGCCGGGGGGATCGCCGCCTGGCTGGTTCGGCCGGGCGTCCGGCGCGTCGCGCTGGCGCTGGCGGTCCCGGTCGGGGCCGTGGCGGTCGGGCTCGCCCTCGATCGAGACTGGACGGTGCCGGTTGATGATCCGCTGTCGGTCTCCATCCTCCAGGGCAATATCGACCAGGCGCGCAAGTGGGATCCGGATGAGCGCGGTGCCATTCTGGGTGAATACCTGCAGATGACCCGGGAGCGGCTGGGTGATGAGCTCATCGTCTGGCCCGAGACGGCCCTGCCGGTGTTCTACCAGCAGGCCACTCAATGGCTCGATCCGCTCGCCCGCGAGGCCCGGGCCGCCGGCAGCAGTCTCGTGCTCGGTGCGCCAGTCGCCCGGGGCGAGGCCCGCTATAACGCTGTGGCGGTCCCCGGTGATCCGGCGCAGTTCTACTACAAACGCCATCTCGTCCCGTTTGGTGAATACGTGCCGTTCCGCGATATCGCTGGCGGTGTGCTGGATTTCGTCGGTACGCCGCTGGGGGATTTCAGCGCCGGCCAATCCGCGGCACCGCTCACGGCGGCCGGTCATGAGCTGGGGGTCAGCATCTGCTATGAGGTGACGTTCGGCGCTGAGGTGGCTGATGCGCTGCCCGGCGCCGAGCTGCTGCTCAATGTCAGTAACGACGCCTGGTTCGGCGCCTCGACGGCGCCCTGGCAGCACCTCCAGATGGCGCGGATGCGCGCGCTTGAGACCGGCCGGGAGATGATCCGGGCCACCAACACCGGGATCTCGGCGATCATCGGCCCGCGGGGCGGAATCCGTGACGCCGGGCCTCTGTTCGAGTCCGCGATCCTCTCTGGGAGCGTCCAGCCCTACACCGGTATGACCCCGTATGCGCGCTGGCGTGACTGGCCGATGGCGGCGCTGGCGCTGTTCGGGACCGGCGGCCTGTGGCTGACGGGCGGCTGGCGGCGATCGGGTCGCGGTAACTGA
- a CDS encoding zinc ribbon-containing protein, with product MTDNDQQREHEVRGYERMLERLRERLESTGEAVEQGFHEALDTVRERSVALGELTRDEADRVSGWLQRDLEDAAEYVDTAHGTYSDWLHMDLQLVENWIWDRFSSVADRTRLQWQALNRELQAARRYHTGEVTGPGALVCRDCGEVLHFKRTGHIPPCPKCHGSRFERAARQSAR from the coding sequence ATGACCGATAATGATCAGCAGCGTGAACACGAGGTCCGCGGCTACGAGCGCATGCTCGAGCGCCTTCGTGAGCGGCTGGAGTCCACCGGTGAGGCGGTGGAGCAGGGCTTTCACGAGGCACTGGATACGGTGCGTGAGCGCAGCGTCGCGCTCGGGGAACTGACCCGTGACGAGGCCGATCGGGTGTCCGGCTGGCTACAGCGCGATCTCGAGGATGCCGCGGAGTATGTCGACACGGCCCATGGGACCTATTCCGACTGGCTGCACATGGATCTGCAGCTGGTGGAGAACTGGATCTGGGATCGGTTCTCGTCGGTCGCCGACCGGACCCGGCTGCAGTGGCAGGCCCTGAACCGCGAACTGCAGGCCGCAAGGCGCTATCATACCGGTGAGGTGACCGGGCCCGGCGCACTGGTCTGTCGTGACTGCGGCGAGGTCCTGCACTTCAAGCGCACGGGGCATATCCCGCCGTGCCCGAAGTGCCATGGCAGCCGTTTCGAGCGTGCCGCCCGGCAATCGGCGCGCTGA
- a CDS encoding PhoH family protein has product MSERGAAETVDFTLTPADNERLANLCGQFDENLRQLERRLGVEIENRGHRFRIIGDEAATDVARDVVRALYRQTPREAIGAEHVHLQLRSAEAEAEAPTPGAPAAAADEAGDDGSGDDVSIPTRKGMIRGRGPNQRGYLAAIQRCDLTFGIGPAGTGKTYLAVACAVEALQQDRVQRLVLVRPAVEAGERLGFLPGDLAQKVDPYLRPLYDALFEMLGFERVNKLIERNVIEVAPLAYMRGRTLNGAFIILDEAQNTTVEQMKMFLTRLGFGSTAVVTGDVTQIDLPAGKTSGLRDAVDVLHDINGVSFTFFSARDVVRHDLVQRIVRAYDRHAGDSPDD; this is encoded by the coding sequence TTGAGCGAGCGAGGCGCTGCCGAGACCGTGGATTTCACACTCACGCCGGCGGATAACGAGCGGCTCGCCAATCTCTGTGGGCAGTTTGACGAGAACCTCCGCCAGCTCGAGCGGCGGCTGGGTGTCGAGATCGAGAACCGTGGTCATCGCTTTCGCATCATTGGCGATGAGGCGGCAACGGATGTGGCGCGGGATGTGGTCCGGGCCCTCTATCGACAGACCCCGCGGGAGGCGATTGGCGCCGAACACGTCCATCTGCAGCTGCGCAGCGCCGAGGCGGAGGCCGAGGCGCCCACGCCGGGCGCACCGGCGGCCGCCGCCGATGAGGCCGGTGACGATGGGAGCGGCGACGATGTCTCGATCCCCACCCGCAAGGGGATGATCCGGGGTCGGGGGCCCAATCAGCGCGGTTACCTGGCCGCCATTCAGCGCTGCGATCTGACCTTCGGGATTGGACCGGCGGGCACCGGCAAGACCTACCTGGCGGTGGCCTGCGCGGTGGAGGCGCTGCAGCAGGATCGCGTCCAGCGCCTGGTGCTGGTGCGCCCCGCGGTCGAGGCCGGCGAGCGGCTCGGCTTCCTGCCCGGCGATCTGGCGCAGAAGGTCGATCCCTATCTACGGCCCCTCTACGACGCCCTTTTCGAGATGCTCGGCTTCGAGCGGGTCAATAAGCTCATCGAGCGTAACGTCATTGAGGTGGCGCCGCTCGCCTACATGCGCGGCCGCACGCTGAACGGGGCGTTCATCATCCTTGACGAGGCGCAGAACACAACCGTCGAGCAGATGAAGATGTTCCTGACCCGTCTCGGCTTTGGATCCACCGCTGTGGTGACCGGCGACGTGACGCAGATCGATCTGCCGGCCGGCAAGACATCGGGACTGCGTGATGCGGTCGATGTACTGCACGACATCAACGGTGTCAGCTTCACCTTCTTCAGCGCCCGGGATGTGGTCCGCCATGATCTGGTCCAGCGGATTGTCCGTGCCTATGACCGCCATGCCGGCGATTCACCCGACGACTGA
- the holA gene encoding DNA polymerase III subunit delta, whose product MPEIRFDELPDRIDRGLAPIYLIAGEEPLLIEEALDRLRQQARQAGFDEREVLHVDQGFDWQRLAAATDNLSLFTDRRLIELRLPGGKPGRDGSAALKARAAAPDAGHILIVITGRLETAQRQSAWAKAIAGAGVMSYAWPLRRNELSGWARRRASERGIQLDTETAALMAERNEGNLLALAQEIEKLALLADGAPISPAMARDAVSDSARFAVFDLPEAMLAGDPVRTLRIVRRLRTEGEEPVLVLWGVARDIRVLTDLQASMAAGERAAAVMARHRIWKNRQGRLQAIARGTPAGVWARLLSRAARVDRVIKGASPGRPWDELLELSSVAARRVATADRREKRG is encoded by the coding sequence ATGCCCGAGATCCGCTTCGATGAACTTCCCGACCGGATCGATCGCGGCCTCGCGCCGATCTACCTGATCGCCGGCGAGGAACCGCTGCTGATCGAAGAGGCGCTGGACCGTCTTCGCCAGCAGGCCCGGCAGGCGGGGTTCGATGAGCGTGAGGTGCTGCATGTCGACCAGGGGTTCGACTGGCAGCGGCTGGCGGCCGCCACCGACAACCTCTCGCTGTTCACCGATCGGCGTCTCATCGAACTGCGCCTGCCCGGGGGCAAGCCCGGTCGCGACGGGAGCGCCGCGCTCAAGGCACGGGCCGCCGCGCCCGATGCGGGGCATATCCTGATCGTCATCACCGGTCGTCTCGAGACCGCCCAGCGTCAGTCGGCGTGGGCGAAGGCGATCGCCGGTGCCGGCGTGATGAGCTACGCCTGGCCGCTGCGGCGCAACGAGCTCAGCGGCTGGGCCAGACGCCGCGCCAGTGAGCGCGGGATCCAACTGGATACAGAGACCGCCGCGCTGATGGCCGAGCGCAACGAGGGCAATCTGCTGGCGCTGGCGCAGGAGATCGAGAAACTCGCATTGCTCGCGGACGGCGCTCCGATCAGCCCGGCCATGGCACGCGATGCCGTCAGCGACAGTGCCCGTTTCGCCGTGTTCGATCTGCCCGAGGCGATGCTGGCGGGGGATCCGGTGCGAACGCTGCGTATCGTCCGGCGTCTGCGCACCGAGGGCGAGGAACCGGTGCTGGTGCTCTGGGGCGTTGCCCGGGACATTCGTGTGCTGACCGATCTGCAGGCGTCGATGGCCGCGGGTGAGCGCGCCGCCGCCGTGATGGCAAGGCACCGTATCTGGAAAAACCGGCAGGGACGCCTGCAGGCGATCGCCCGCGGGACGCCGGCGGGGGTATGGGCGCGGTTGCTCAGCCGGGCGGCGCGGGTCGATCGCGTCATCAAAGGGGCCTCGCCCGGCCGGCCCTGGGACGAACTGCTGGAACTATCGAGTGTTGCGGCGCGCCGTGTCGCAACCGCGGATCGCAGGGAGAAACGAGGATGA